The Bacteroidota bacterium genome has a segment encoding these proteins:
- a CDS encoding DUF5723 family protein, whose protein sequence is MMAVRKIIMETVILLICPMIALSQQSNTLFFMHELPQANLLNPAVQIRCKYFIGLPVLASTHFNLSNTGFSINQALRKDARTDSFYVRPDNIVRLAHRVDLLSSELQANLISLGYKYKSYYFTFNVADKAAAGFTYPRQLTSLVWNGNSQYEGQTVHFNSLRGNAVYYREYAAGLSLQVNEDTYWGLRVKLLFGKADIHTSRSISSFTTAPVNWDLRLRSNIKLNGSLPVSIDTNQYGRVSEIEQNDIDISHFLLNSANKGFAFDLGFIYNRDSKTSISGSLLDVGFIHWSSDLHSLAQNSEFFYSGTGFGSKFTMPDYLIAIRDSINHAFGIIPGANKYYSFLAPKSYLGVTYKINNKTKLGILNRNVYYREKIHAALTFSANTNVSDFLTTSLSYTLINSSFNNIGLGIGLQSRNFLFHFISDNMLAPFYKSSRNFDVRFGFSFLFGCPKAKKLKSSPGCAGINEKKTIPPKKKITLFNLF, encoded by the coding sequence ATGATGGCTGTCCGTAAAATAATCATGGAAACTGTCATTCTTTTGATCTGCCCAATGATTGCGTTGAGTCAGCAAAGCAACACATTGTTTTTCATGCACGAGCTTCCACAGGCAAATCTGCTAAATCCGGCTGTACAAATCAGATGTAAATATTTTATCGGCTTGCCTGTTTTGGCCTCCACCCATTTTAACCTAAGCAATACAGGATTCTCCATAAACCAGGCATTAAGAAAAGATGCACGCACCGATTCATTCTATGTCAGGCCCGACAACATTGTCAGACTGGCACACAGGGTCGATTTATTATCCTCAGAACTTCAGGCAAATCTCATTTCATTGGGATACAAGTACAAAAGTTATTACTTCACTTTTAATGTGGCTGATAAGGCTGCAGCCGGATTTACATATCCACGCCAGCTCACTTCCCTGGTTTGGAACGGCAACAGTCAGTATGAAGGCCAGACCGTACATTTTAATAGTTTAAGAGGCAATGCGGTTTATTACAGGGAATATGCCGCCGGCCTTTCCCTTCAGGTCAATGAAGATACATACTGGGGGCTGAGGGTCAAACTTTTGTTTGGGAAAGCGGATATCCATACTTCCCGATCCATATCCAGCTTCACCACTGCTCCGGTCAACTGGGACCTGCGCCTTCGCTCAAATATAAAACTCAACGGCTCGCTTCCGGTATCCATAGACACCAATCAATATGGCCGTGTCAGTGAAATAGAACAAAACGACATAGATATAAGCCATTTTTTGCTAAACTCTGCCAACAAAGGCTTTGCCTTTGATCTGGGTTTTATTTACAACCGCGACTCAAAAACCAGCATTTCGGGAAGTTTGCTTGATGTGGGTTTTATTCACTGGTCATCAGATCTTCATAGCCTGGCACAGAATTCTGAATTTTTTTATTCGGGTACAGGATTCGGATCTAAGTTCACTATGCCTGATTACCTGATTGCTATTCGTGATTCCATAAACCATGCGTTCGGGATCATTCCGGGAGCCAACAAATATTATTCCTTTTTAGCGCCCAAATCATATCTGGGTGTCACTTACAAAATCAATAACAAAACGAAATTAGGGATATTAAACCGCAATGTTTATTACCGTGAAAAAATTCATGCAGCATTAACATTTTCAGCAAATACCAACGTCAGCGATTTTCTGACCACAAGCCTGAGTTATACCCTCATCAACAGCAGCTTTAATAATATCGGATTAGGAATAGGATTACAAAGCCGCAACTTTTTATTTCACTTCATCAGCGATAATATGCTTGCGCCCTTTTATAAAAGCAGCCGCAATTTCGATGTACGCTTCGGGTTCAGTTTCCTTTTCGGCTGCCCAAAAGCAAAAAAATTAAAAAGTAGTCCAGGATGTGCCGGAATTAATGAGAAAAAGACTATTCCCCCAAAAAAGAAAATAACCTTATTCAATCTTTTTTAG